The Raphanus sativus cultivar WK10039 chromosome 2, ASM80110v3, whole genome shotgun sequence genome includes a region encoding these proteins:
- the LOC108819202 gene encoding probable WRKY transcription factor 13: MGTINQGISLYDEPQRIINPSRNHLGFFLSFPNQTLSSSPTSSPSLVSPFIGHHSLNSFLQHNPPSYLTHPQDPINSMANLPETLISISSLSASKQKDAHDTIVNLDHHRLNCGTSSRSSLNQWAGSFQAEYGYSKKNNHGSEIHVYDIDDDVGNGGRINVDEDHQHNDTLRRHKHNTTPVGVGCTLKMKKLKTRRKVREPRFCFKTLSDVDVLDDGYRWRKYGQKVVKNTQHPRSYYRCTQDKCRVKKRVERLADDPKMVITTYEGRHLHAPSNHLDDDSLSYSHHSHLSNFFW; the protein is encoded by the exons atGGGTACGATAAACCAAGGAATAAGCTTGTACGATGAACCACAACGCATCATAAACCCTAGTAGGAACCATCTcggtttttttctctctttccctAATCAAACGTTATCTTCTTCTCCTACATCCTCTCCTTCTCTCGTGTCTCCATTTATAGGCCACCACTCCTTAAACTCCTTCCTTCAACATAACCCCCCTTCATATCTAACTCATCCTCAAGATCCCATCAATTCCATGGCGAATCTCCCAGAAACTCTAATCTCGATCTCCTCGTTATCCGCATCAAAGCAAAAGGATGCTCATGATACTATTGTTAATCTTGATCATCATCGTCTCAATTGTGGTACATCATCAAGGTCCTCTTTAAATCAAtg GGCAGGGAGTTTTCAAGCAGAATATGGATACAGTAAGAAAAACAACCATGGAAGCGAGATTCATGTATATGAtattgatgatgatgttggtAATGGTGGTCGTATTAATGTTGACGAGGATCATCAACATAATGATACTCTTCGTCGTCATAAACATAATACGACGCCTGTAGGAGTAGGGTGTACTCTAAAGATGAAGAAGCTTAAGACAAGAAGAAAAGTAAGGGAGCCTCGGTTTTGCTTTAAGACGCTAAGTGATGTTGATGTCTTAGATGATGGATATAGATGGAGAAAATATGGTCAGAAAGTTGTCAAAAACACTCAACATCCCAG GAGCTATTACAGGTGTACACAGGACAAGTGCAGGGTGAAGAAGAGAGTGGAGAGATTAGCAGATGATCCAAAAATGGTAATCACTACTTACGAAGGAAGACATCTTCACGCTCCTTCTAATCATCTCGATGACGACTCTCTCTCCTACTCTCACCACTCTCATCTCTCCAACTTCTTCTGGTGA